The nucleotide window AACGCACTGGAATACGGCTGGAACGCACTGGAATAAGGGCGGTCCATGCCCGGTTGCAGGTCGTGCCGGGCGGATCCTGCCCAGGTAGGGTGAGCGCGAACAGCTGGCGGGACAAGGAGTTCGATGAGCAACAACCTTCGCGAACCAAACGACAACATTCGCGATGTGATCATTGTCGGCAGCGGGCCGGCGGGCTACACGGCCGCCATTTACGCCGCCCGCGCGGAGTTGAAGCCACTGGTGTTCGAGGGCTCGATCACCGCCGGCGGCGCGCTGATCAACACCACCGAGGTGGAGAACTTCCCCGGCTTCCCCGAGGGCGTGATGGGCCCGCAGCTGATGAGTCGGATGCGCGACCAGGCCGAGCGCTTCGGCGCCGAGTTGATCCCCGACGACATCGTCTCGATGGAGCTGACCGGCGACATCAAGACCGTGACCGACACCGAGGGCACCGAACATCGGGCCAAGACGGTGATCTTGGCGATGGGGTCGGCGTACCGCAAACTCGGACTGCCGGACGAGGATCGACTCAGCGGACACGGCGTTTCCTGGTGCGCGACCTGTGACGGATTCTTCTTCAAGGACAAGGACATCGCGGTGGTCGGCGGTGGCGACTCGGCCATGGAGGAAGCCACCTTCCTGAGCCGCTTCGGCAAGTCGGTGACCATCGTGCATCGCCGCGACGAGCTGCGCGCGAGCAAGATCATGGCCGACCGCGCCCAGGCCGATCCCAAGATCAACTTCGCCTGGGATTCTGAGGTCGCCGACATCAACGGCGACAACTCGGTTCGTTCGATCACGCTGCGCGACACCCGGACCGGCGAGACACGTGACCTGGAGATCTCCGGCCTGTTCATCGCGGTCGGTCACGATCCCCGATCCGAACTGGTGAAGGGTCAGGTGGACCTCGACGACGAGGGTTACGTCCTCACCGAGGGGCGCAGCACTCGGA belongs to Microlunatus elymi and includes:
- the trxB gene encoding thioredoxin-disulfide reductase, producing MSNNLREPNDNIRDVIIVGSGPAGYTAAIYAARAELKPLVFEGSITAGGALINTTEVENFPGFPEGVMGPQLMSRMRDQAERFGAELIPDDIVSMELTGDIKTVTDTEGTEHRAKTVILAMGSAYRKLGLPDEDRLSGHGVSWCATCDGFFFKDKDIAVVGGGDSAMEEATFLSRFGKSVTIVHRRDELRASKIMADRAQADPKINFAWDSEVADINGDNSVRSITLRDTRTGETRDLEISGLFIAVGHDPRSELVKGQVDLDDEGYVLTEGRSTRTNLTGVFACGDLVDHTYRQAITAAGSGCSAALDAERHVADLADAAALAEPAVVG